A single region of the Vespula pensylvanica isolate Volc-1 chromosome 8, ASM1446617v1, whole genome shotgun sequence genome encodes:
- the LOC122630854 gene encoding early endosome antigen 1-like isoform X3 translates to MDMQTTLVCIGAVIVSAVILCLSIFGIKEKSYEEAIAEQRKLPDDLLLSKKDKSKEKKHKNKSGKKVKEKKEEKEEKEEKDDKQEHVQFEETPQILSSELPSQEGNKASKKKGKPEKVKPILINKDEPLAIVTELSSSQPLLGETNHFELIQPKDDLELIRSHSKENLQQINQSESIASKSPKETPTKMKRNIKEPIKKKDENVKEEKKETNVNVNVLSTANKEGAKETKDQQKEAVIKDIKEVVKDPVPSVQLSNKESKKTKKKNDILAQIGGDKDAVNVSLLMLFIQKAELSRSEIQILIDQLLNKQLDNPSEYSEWTEGRADPVIKLKKQLAEKEKALTDEHEVSIAFQNKVKELRAEFNAEKSRLSANVRQLEEALNNKITEAQTLHTRMQHILESHAAEKQGFARQIEQLQTKVNEDTAIIHKMQEDQGQTQGHMQQELIAQRKQMEVQFAQMHENETALKGQLAQKHVEVQELQNELQVSCANSAAEIEMLQQQLSIMQGQLIHTEQQLQHFKETSDRLQDVARQLEESHRAHADLDHRFKNSHLHEQELQKQVNSLQTELNVVKVKANEVSSLKSELTKVHAELVKVESELSTLKTTLSSREEELKKSKEELDFIYNDLKKSKEEVKHAESRYNDMKKKLEGLRNDFDKAVSNMAQLKDEAVKYQNDSRKLQEEITQLQIVLAKAHEQIQANDEAGNELKVLKAEIQRFQTGEKKSNETQIQIARLQEENDRLSAQLVNFMEMQKEIKKLHEENESLASQLTATTERHAADGHENGIEEKLQKNNTELLEHANLLAQKDSQLDALKTELTHKEAKLNQLNAQVDALQSDMSNQNSLVARLQNDLDAQRSKNNDATQKIKAEQQEQTKAFLQRVFPEIKVTETSHEQWLSAFENKVYSFINTLKDKNIMDINPDIEKQNKNLQGMVSHYKQIIDDTEGMLNKLQSYIESEETRWQTQLQQKESEVCNLRLELTELQTKLNTNEKFREKISELEGKLQDAQSLREQTNAELSILKVAQKSVANGNMCNHDLAALEKLQEEKTRLSEELQMERNKRATLDASVAKLHALVESSESSLAQEKNLVTRLQQEISQLKNEVCGGCSSSEQSMLNGPPTSDSPMSEQLNNRISEMQTPLAAQSLIAALQSTLLKNTEFANCPMTKSMNLVQSQQEIDNSSLTSKYSSKSCHMTDHNTQANWNPLIGQQHKKHKKKRKGGSGKK, encoded by the exons ATGGATATGCAAACAACATTAGTATGTATAGGGGCAGTAATTGTCTCGGCAGTTATACTTTGTTTATCCATAtttggaataaaagaaaaatcgtatgaAGAAGCTATTGCGGAACAAAGAAAACTTCCCGATGATCTTTTATTAA gtaaaaaagataaaagtaaagagaaaaaacataagAATAAATCTGGcaagaaagtgaaagaaaagaaagaagaaaaagaagaaaaagaggaaaaagatgaCAAACAGGAACATGTTCAGTTCGAAGAAACTCCACAAATATTATCTTCTGAATTGCCTTCACAG GAGGGTAATAAAGCAAGTAAGAAGAAAGGCAAACCTGAAAAGGTAAAGCCAATCCTCATAAATAAAGATGAACCTTTGGCTATTGTGACCGAATTAAGTTCTTCGCAGCCTCTCTTGGGAGAAACTAATCATTTTGAGCTCATTCAACCAAAGGATGATCTCGAACTCATACGGAGTCATAGT aaagaaaatcttcaaCAAATTAATCAGTCTGAGTCAATAGCAAGTAAATCTCCTAAGGAAACCCctacaaaaatgaaaagaaatattaaagaaccaattaagaaaaaagatgaaaatgtaaaagaagagaaaaaagaaacaaatgttaATGTAAATGTACTATCCACTGCAAATAAAGAAGGTGCAAAAGAAACTAAAGATCAACAGAAAGAAGcagtaataaaagatataaaagaagtgGTTAAAGATCCTGTACCCTCTGTTCAATTATCAAACAAGGaatcaaagaaaacaaagaagaaaaatgatattctgGCTCAGATTG gTGGTGATAAAGATGCTGTTAATGTTTCACTTTTGATGCTTTTTATTCAAAAAGCTGAACTCAGTCGCTCAGAAATACAAATCCTTATTGATCAACTTTTAAATAAGCAATTAGACAATCCATCAGAATATTCAGAGTGGACTGAAGGTCGTGCTGATCctgttattaaattaaaaaaacaattagcagaaaaggaaaaagcattAACTGATGAGCATGAAGTTAGCATTGCATTtcaaaataaagtaaaagaattgCGTGCTGAATTTAATGCAGAAAAATCTAGATTATCTGCTAATGTAAGGCAACTAGAGGAAGCactcaataataaaataacagaaGCTCAGACTTTGCATACACGTATGCAACATATACTAGAAAGCCATGCTGCAGAGAAACAAGGATTTGCTAGACAAATTGAACAATTACAAACTAAAGTTAATGAGGATACTGcaattattcataaaatgcAAGAAGATCAAGGTCAAACTCAGGGTCATATGCAGCAAGAATTAATAGCACAACGTAAACAAATGGAAGTTCAATTTGCTCAAATGCATGAAAATGAAACTGCATTAAAAGGACAATTGGCACAAAAACATGTGGAAGTACAAGAATTACAAAATGAATTGCAAGTATCTTGTGCTAACAGTGCAGCTGAAATAGAGATGTTGCAGCAGCAATTAAGCATAATGCAAGGTCAATTGATACACACAGAACAACAATTACAACATTTCAAGGAAACTAGTGACAGACTCCAAGATGTTGCCAGACAGTTAGAg gaaTCTCATCGTGCTCATGCTGATTTAGATCacagatttaaaaattcacaCCTACATGAACAAGAACTACAGAAACAAGTAAACTCGTTGCAAACGGAGTTGAATGTGGTAAAAGTAAAAGCTAATGAAGTATCCTCTTTGAAATCTGAATTAACTAAAGTTCATGCTGAATTAGTTAAAGTGGAATCGGAATTATCAACATTAAAAACTACATTATCTAGCAGAGAAGAAGAACTTAAAAAATCTAAAGAAGaacttgattttatttataatgactTAAAGAAAtctaaagaagaagtaaagcATGCTGAATCTAGATATaatgatatgaaaaagaaattagaaggATTGAGAAACGATTTTGATAAAGCAGTCAGTAATATGGCACAATTAAAAGATGAAGCTGTCAAATATCAAAATGACTCACGTAAACTTCAAGAGGAGATCACACAATTACAGATAGTACTTGCAAAAGCACATGAACAAATTCAAGCAAATGATGAGGCTGGAAAcgaattaaaagttttaaaagcTGAAATACAGAGATTTCAgacaggagaaaaaaaatcaaatgagaCACAAATTCAAATTGCAAGATTACAGGAGGAGAATGATAGACTTTCAGCTCAg CTTGTGAATTTTATGGAgatgcaaaaagaaattaaaaaattgcatgaagaaaatgaatctTTAGCTTCTCAATTGACAGCAACTACTGAACGTCATGCTGCAGATGGCCATGAAAATGGAATTGAGGAAAAATTGCAGAAGAATAATACTGAATTACTGGAACATGCTAATTT gtTAGCACAGAAAGATAGTCAGTTAGATGCTTTAAAAACAGAATTAACACATAAAGAAGCAAAACTCAATCAGTTAAACGCACAAGTTGATGCATTACAAAGTGATATGAGTAATCAGAATAGTTTAGTTGCACGACTGCAAAATGATTTGGATGCACAAAGATCAAAAAACAAT GATGCAACACAGAAAATAAAGGCAGAGCAACAGGAACAGACCAAAGCATTTTTACAAAGGGTGTTTCCAGAGATAAAGGTTACAGAAACTTCACACGAGCAATGGTTAAGTgcttttgaaaataaagtatactcttttataaatacattaaaggacaaaaatataatggaTATAAACCCAGacatagaaaaacaaaataaaaatttacaaggCATGGTTTCACATTATAAGCAAATTATTGATGATACA GAAGGCATGCTTAATAAATTGCAAAGTTACATAGAATCTGAAGAAACCAGATGGCAAACACAATTGCAGCAGAAGGAAAGTGAAGTTTGTAATCTTAGGCTAGAATTGACTGAAttacaaacaaaattaaacaCAAATGAAAAG TTTCGGGAAAAGATATCTGAATTGGAAGGTAAATTACAAGATGCTCAATCTTTAAGAGAACAAACAAATGCTGAATTATCAATTCTAAAAGTTGCACAGAAATCTGTTGCAAATGGAAATATGTGCAATCATGATCTTGCTGCTTTAGAAAAACTTCAAGAG GAGAAGACACGGTTATCAGAAGAACTTCagatggaaagaaataaaagggcAACCTTAGATGCATCAGTAGCCAAATTACATGCTCTAGTAGAAAGTAGTGAATCCAGTTTAGCACAAGAAAAGAATCTTGTAACGCGACTCCAACAAGAAATATCACAGTTAAag aatgaaGTATGTGGTGGTTGTAGCAGTTCTGAACAATCCATGTTGAATGGCCCTCCTACTTCTGATTCTCCTATGTCTGAG CAGTTAAATAATCGTATATCTGAAATGCAGACGCCACTAGCAGCACAAAGTCTGATTGCTGCATTACAAAGTACTCTCCTCAAGAATACAGAGTTTGCAAACTGTCCCATGACCAAGTCTATGAATTTGGTTCAGTCTCAACAAGAAATTGACAACAGCTCCCTTACTTCAAAATACTCCTCCAAATCTTGTCATATGACAGATCACAATACACAGGCTAATTGGAATCCATTGATTGGCCAGCAACATAAAaaacacaagaaaaaaaggaag GGTGGTTCAGGAAAAAAGTAA
- the LOC122630854 gene encoding kinectin-like isoform X6 translates to MDMQTTLVCIGAVIVSAVILCLSIFGIKEKSYEEAIAEQRKLPDDLLLSKKDKSKEKKHKNKSGKKVKEKKEEKEEKEEKDDKQEHVQFEETPQILSSELPSQEGNKASKKKGKPEKVKPILINKDEPLAIVTELSSSQPLLGETNHFELIQPKDDLELIRSHSKENLQQINQSESIASKSPKETPTKMKRNIKEPIKKKDENVKEEKKETNVNVNVLSTANKEGAKETKDQQKEAVIKDIKEVVKDPVPSVQLSNKESKKTKKKNDILAQIGGDKDAVNVSLLMLFIQKAELSRSEIQILIDQLLNKQLDNPSEYSEWTEGRADPVIKLKKQLAEKEKALTDEHEVSIAFQNKVKELRAEFNAEKSRLSANVRQLEEALNNKITEAQTLHTRMQHILESHAAEKQGFARQIEQLQTKVNEDTAIIHKMQEDQGQTQGHMQQELIAQRKQMEVQFAQMHENETALKGQLAQKHVEVQELQNELQVSCANSAAEIEMLQQQLSIMQGQLIHTEQQLQHFKETSDRLQDVARQLEESHRAHADLDHRFKNSHLHEQELQKQVNSLQTELNVVKVKANEVSSLKSELTKVHAELVKVESELSTLKTTLSSREEELKKSKEELDFIYNDLKKSKEEVKHAESRYNDMKKKLEGLRNDFDKAVSNMAQLKDEAVKYQNDSRKLQEEITQLQIVLAKAHEQIQANDEAGNELKVLKAEIQRFQTGEKKSNETQIQIARLQEENDRLSAQLVNFMEMQKEIKKLHEENESLASQLTATTERHAADGHENGIEEKLQKNNTELLEHANLLAQKDSQLDALKTELTHKEAKLNQLNAQVDALQSDMSNQNSLVARLQNDLDAQRSKNNELRTKNWKVMEALSAAESRAKSNNGKGIVDATQKIKAEQQEQTKAFLQRVFPEIKVTETSHEQWLSAFENKVYSFINTLKDKNIMDINPDIEKQNKNLQGMVSHYKQIIDDTEGMLNKLQSYIESEETRWQTQLQQKESEVCNLRLELTELQTKLNTNEKFREKISELEGKLQDAQSLREQTNAELSILKVAQKSVANGNMCNHDLAALEKLQEEKTRLSEELQMERNKRATLDASVAKLHALVESSESSLAQEKNLVTRLQQEISQLKNEVCGGCSSSEQSMLNGPPTSDSPMSEGGSGKK, encoded by the exons ATGGATATGCAAACAACATTAGTATGTATAGGGGCAGTAATTGTCTCGGCAGTTATACTTTGTTTATCCATAtttggaataaaagaaaaatcgtatgaAGAAGCTATTGCGGAACAAAGAAAACTTCCCGATGATCTTTTATTAA gtaaaaaagataaaagtaaagagaaaaaacataagAATAAATCTGGcaagaaagtgaaagaaaagaaagaagaaaaagaagaaaaagaggaaaaagatgaCAAACAGGAACATGTTCAGTTCGAAGAAACTCCACAAATATTATCTTCTGAATTGCCTTCACAG GAGGGTAATAAAGCAAGTAAGAAGAAAGGCAAACCTGAAAAGGTAAAGCCAATCCTCATAAATAAAGATGAACCTTTGGCTATTGTGACCGAATTAAGTTCTTCGCAGCCTCTCTTGGGAGAAACTAATCATTTTGAGCTCATTCAACCAAAGGATGATCTCGAACTCATACGGAGTCATAGT aaagaaaatcttcaaCAAATTAATCAGTCTGAGTCAATAGCAAGTAAATCTCCTAAGGAAACCCctacaaaaatgaaaagaaatattaaagaaccaattaagaaaaaagatgaaaatgtaaaagaagagaaaaaagaaacaaatgttaATGTAAATGTACTATCCACTGCAAATAAAGAAGGTGCAAAAGAAACTAAAGATCAACAGAAAGAAGcagtaataaaagatataaaagaagtgGTTAAAGATCCTGTACCCTCTGTTCAATTATCAAACAAGGaatcaaagaaaacaaagaagaaaaatgatattctgGCTCAGATTG gTGGTGATAAAGATGCTGTTAATGTTTCACTTTTGATGCTTTTTATTCAAAAAGCTGAACTCAGTCGCTCAGAAATACAAATCCTTATTGATCAACTTTTAAATAAGCAATTAGACAATCCATCAGAATATTCAGAGTGGACTGAAGGTCGTGCTGATCctgttattaaattaaaaaaacaattagcagaaaaggaaaaagcattAACTGATGAGCATGAAGTTAGCATTGCATTtcaaaataaagtaaaagaattgCGTGCTGAATTTAATGCAGAAAAATCTAGATTATCTGCTAATGTAAGGCAACTAGAGGAAGCactcaataataaaataacagaaGCTCAGACTTTGCATACACGTATGCAACATATACTAGAAAGCCATGCTGCAGAGAAACAAGGATTTGCTAGACAAATTGAACAATTACAAACTAAAGTTAATGAGGATACTGcaattattcataaaatgcAAGAAGATCAAGGTCAAACTCAGGGTCATATGCAGCAAGAATTAATAGCACAACGTAAACAAATGGAAGTTCAATTTGCTCAAATGCATGAAAATGAAACTGCATTAAAAGGACAATTGGCACAAAAACATGTGGAAGTACAAGAATTACAAAATGAATTGCAAGTATCTTGTGCTAACAGTGCAGCTGAAATAGAGATGTTGCAGCAGCAATTAAGCATAATGCAAGGTCAATTGATACACACAGAACAACAATTACAACATTTCAAGGAAACTAGTGACAGACTCCAAGATGTTGCCAGACAGTTAGAg gaaTCTCATCGTGCTCATGCTGATTTAGATCacagatttaaaaattcacaCCTACATGAACAAGAACTACAGAAACAAGTAAACTCGTTGCAAACGGAGTTGAATGTGGTAAAAGTAAAAGCTAATGAAGTATCCTCTTTGAAATCTGAATTAACTAAAGTTCATGCTGAATTAGTTAAAGTGGAATCGGAATTATCAACATTAAAAACTACATTATCTAGCAGAGAAGAAGAACTTAAAAAATCTAAAGAAGaacttgattttatttataatgactTAAAGAAAtctaaagaagaagtaaagcATGCTGAATCTAGATATaatgatatgaaaaagaaattagaaggATTGAGAAACGATTTTGATAAAGCAGTCAGTAATATGGCACAATTAAAAGATGAAGCTGTCAAATATCAAAATGACTCACGTAAACTTCAAGAGGAGATCACACAATTACAGATAGTACTTGCAAAAGCACATGAACAAATTCAAGCAAATGATGAGGCTGGAAAcgaattaaaagttttaaaagcTGAAATACAGAGATTTCAgacaggagaaaaaaaatcaaatgagaCACAAATTCAAATTGCAAGATTACAGGAGGAGAATGATAGACTTTCAGCTCAg CTTGTGAATTTTATGGAgatgcaaaaagaaattaaaaaattgcatgaagaaaatgaatctTTAGCTTCTCAATTGACAGCAACTACTGAACGTCATGCTGCAGATGGCCATGAAAATGGAATTGAGGAAAAATTGCAGAAGAATAATACTGAATTACTGGAACATGCTAATTT gtTAGCACAGAAAGATAGTCAGTTAGATGCTTTAAAAACAGAATTAACACATAAAGAAGCAAAACTCAATCAGTTAAACGCACAAGTTGATGCATTACAAAGTGATATGAGTAATCAGAATAGTTTAGTTGCACGACTGCAAAATGATTTGGATGCACAAAGATCAAAAAACAAT GAGCTACGTACTAAAAACTGGAAAGTGATGGAAGCTCTTTCTGCCGCTGAGTCGCGTGCTAAATCTAACAATGGAAAAGGCATTGTT GATGCAACACAGAAAATAAAGGCAGAGCAACAGGAACAGACCAAAGCATTTTTACAAAGGGTGTTTCCAGAGATAAAGGTTACAGAAACTTCACACGAGCAATGGTTAAGTgcttttgaaaataaagtatactcttttataaatacattaaaggacaaaaatataatggaTATAAACCCAGacatagaaaaacaaaataaaaatttacaaggCATGGTTTCACATTATAAGCAAATTATTGATGATACA GAAGGCATGCTTAATAAATTGCAAAGTTACATAGAATCTGAAGAAACCAGATGGCAAACACAATTGCAGCAGAAGGAAAGTGAAGTTTGTAATCTTAGGCTAGAATTGACTGAAttacaaacaaaattaaacaCAAATGAAAAG TTTCGGGAAAAGATATCTGAATTGGAAGGTAAATTACAAGATGCTCAATCTTTAAGAGAACAAACAAATGCTGAATTATCAATTCTAAAAGTTGCACAGAAATCTGTTGCAAATGGAAATATGTGCAATCATGATCTTGCTGCTTTAGAAAAACTTCAAGAG GAGAAGACACGGTTATCAGAAGAACTTCagatggaaagaaataaaagggcAACCTTAGATGCATCAGTAGCCAAATTACATGCTCTAGTAGAAAGTAGTGAATCCAGTTTAGCACAAGAAAAGAATCTTGTAACGCGACTCCAACAAGAAATATCACAGTTAAag aatgaaGTATGTGGTGGTTGTAGCAGTTCTGAACAATCCATGTTGAATGGCCCTCCTACTTCTGATTCTCCTATGTCTGAG GGTGGTTCAGGAAAAAAGTAA
- the LOC122630854 gene encoding kinectin-like isoform X4 — protein MDMQTTLVCIGAVIVSAVILCLSIFGIKEKSYEEAIAEQRKLPDDLLLSKKDKSKEKKHKNKSGKKVKEKKEEKEEKEEKDDKQEHVQFEETPQILSSELPSQKENLQQINQSESIASKSPKETPTKMKRNIKEPIKKKDENVKEEKKETNVNVNVLSTANKEGAKETKDQQKEAVIKDIKEVVKDPVPSVQLSNKESKKTKKKNDILAQIGGDKDAVNVSLLMLFIQKAELSRSEIQILIDQLLNKQLDNPSEYSEWTEGRADPVIKLKKQLAEKEKALTDEHEVSIAFQNKVKELRAEFNAEKSRLSANVRQLEEALNNKITEAQTLHTRMQHILESHAAEKQGFARQIEQLQTKVNEDTAIIHKMQEDQGQTQGHMQQELIAQRKQMEVQFAQMHENETALKGQLAQKHVEVQELQNELQVSCANSAAEIEMLQQQLSIMQGQLIHTEQQLQHFKETSDRLQDVARQLEESHRAHADLDHRFKNSHLHEQELQKQVNSLQTELNVVKVKANEVSSLKSELTKVHAELVKVESELSTLKTTLSSREEELKKSKEELDFIYNDLKKSKEEVKHAESRYNDMKKKLEGLRNDFDKAVSNMAQLKDEAVKYQNDSRKLQEEITQLQIVLAKAHEQIQANDEAGNELKVLKAEIQRFQTGEKKSNETQIQIARLQEENDRLSAQLVNFMEMQKEIKKLHEENESLASQLTATTERHAADGHENGIEEKLQKNNTELLEHANLLAQKDSQLDALKTELTHKEAKLNQLNAQVDALQSDMSNQNSLVARLQNDLDAQRSKNNELRTKNWKVMEALSAAESRAKSNNGKGIVDATQKIKAEQQEQTKAFLQRVFPEIKVTETSHEQWLSAFENKVYSFINTLKDKNIMDINPDIEKQNKNLQGMVSHYKQIIDDTEGMLNKLQSYIESEETRWQTQLQQKESEVCNLRLELTELQTKLNTNEKFREKISELEGKLQDAQSLREQTNAELSILKVAQKSVANGNMCNHDLAALEKLQEEKTRLSEELQMERNKRATLDASVAKLHALVESSESSLAQEKNLVTRLQQEISQLKNEVCGGCSSSEQSMLNGPPTSDSPMSEQLNNRISEMQTPLAAQSLIAALQSTLLKNTEFANCPMTKSMNLVQSQQEIDNSSLTSKYSSKSCHMTDHNTQANWNPLIGQQHKKHKKKRKGGSGKK, from the exons ATGGATATGCAAACAACATTAGTATGTATAGGGGCAGTAATTGTCTCGGCAGTTATACTTTGTTTATCCATAtttggaataaaagaaaaatcgtatgaAGAAGCTATTGCGGAACAAAGAAAACTTCCCGATGATCTTTTATTAA gtaaaaaagataaaagtaaagagaaaaaacataagAATAAATCTGGcaagaaagtgaaagaaaagaaagaagaaaaagaagaaaaagaggaaaaagatgaCAAACAGGAACATGTTCAGTTCGAAGAAACTCCACAAATATTATCTTCTGAATTGCCTTCACAG aaagaaaatcttcaaCAAATTAATCAGTCTGAGTCAATAGCAAGTAAATCTCCTAAGGAAACCCctacaaaaatgaaaagaaatattaaagaaccaattaagaaaaaagatgaaaatgtaaaagaagagaaaaaagaaacaaatgttaATGTAAATGTACTATCCACTGCAAATAAAGAAGGTGCAAAAGAAACTAAAGATCAACAGAAAGAAGcagtaataaaagatataaaagaagtgGTTAAAGATCCTGTACCCTCTGTTCAATTATCAAACAAGGaatcaaagaaaacaaagaagaaaaatgatattctgGCTCAGATTG gTGGTGATAAAGATGCTGTTAATGTTTCACTTTTGATGCTTTTTATTCAAAAAGCTGAACTCAGTCGCTCAGAAATACAAATCCTTATTGATCAACTTTTAAATAAGCAATTAGACAATCCATCAGAATATTCAGAGTGGACTGAAGGTCGTGCTGATCctgttattaaattaaaaaaacaattagcagaaaaggaaaaagcattAACTGATGAGCATGAAGTTAGCATTGCATTtcaaaataaagtaaaagaattgCGTGCTGAATTTAATGCAGAAAAATCTAGATTATCTGCTAATGTAAGGCAACTAGAGGAAGCactcaataataaaataacagaaGCTCAGACTTTGCATACACGTATGCAACATATACTAGAAAGCCATGCTGCAGAGAAACAAGGATTTGCTAGACAAATTGAACAATTACAAACTAAAGTTAATGAGGATACTGcaattattcataaaatgcAAGAAGATCAAGGTCAAACTCAGGGTCATATGCAGCAAGAATTAATAGCACAACGTAAACAAATGGAAGTTCAATTTGCTCAAATGCATGAAAATGAAACTGCATTAAAAGGACAATTGGCACAAAAACATGTGGAAGTACAAGAATTACAAAATGAATTGCAAGTATCTTGTGCTAACAGTGCAGCTGAAATAGAGATGTTGCAGCAGCAATTAAGCATAATGCAAGGTCAATTGATACACACAGAACAACAATTACAACATTTCAAGGAAACTAGTGACAGACTCCAAGATGTTGCCAGACAGTTAGAg gaaTCTCATCGTGCTCATGCTGATTTAGATCacagatttaaaaattcacaCCTACATGAACAAGAACTACAGAAACAAGTAAACTCGTTGCAAACGGAGTTGAATGTGGTAAAAGTAAAAGCTAATGAAGTATCCTCTTTGAAATCTGAATTAACTAAAGTTCATGCTGAATTAGTTAAAGTGGAATCGGAATTATCAACATTAAAAACTACATTATCTAGCAGAGAAGAAGAACTTAAAAAATCTAAAGAAGaacttgattttatttataatgactTAAAGAAAtctaaagaagaagtaaagcATGCTGAATCTAGATATaatgatatgaaaaagaaattagaaggATTGAGAAACGATTTTGATAAAGCAGTCAGTAATATGGCACAATTAAAAGATGAAGCTGTCAAATATCAAAATGACTCACGTAAACTTCAAGAGGAGATCACACAATTACAGATAGTACTTGCAAAAGCACATGAACAAATTCAAGCAAATGATGAGGCTGGAAAcgaattaaaagttttaaaagcTGAAATACAGAGATTTCAgacaggagaaaaaaaatcaaatgagaCACAAATTCAAATTGCAAGATTACAGGAGGAGAATGATAGACTTTCAGCTCAg CTTGTGAATTTTATGGAgatgcaaaaagaaattaaaaaattgcatgaagaaaatgaatctTTAGCTTCTCAATTGACAGCAACTACTGAACGTCATGCTGCAGATGGCCATGAAAATGGAATTGAGGAAAAATTGCAGAAGAATAATACTGAATTACTGGAACATGCTAATTT gtTAGCACAGAAAGATAGTCAGTTAGATGCTTTAAAAACAGAATTAACACATAAAGAAGCAAAACTCAATCAGTTAAACGCACAAGTTGATGCATTACAAAGTGATATGAGTAATCAGAATAGTTTAGTTGCACGACTGCAAAATGATTTGGATGCACAAAGATCAAAAAACAAT GAGCTACGTACTAAAAACTGGAAAGTGATGGAAGCTCTTTCTGCCGCTGAGTCGCGTGCTAAATCTAACAATGGAAAAGGCATTGTT GATGCAACACAGAAAATAAAGGCAGAGCAACAGGAACAGACCAAAGCATTTTTACAAAGGGTGTTTCCAGAGATAAAGGTTACAGAAACTTCACACGAGCAATGGTTAAGTgcttttgaaaataaagtatactcttttataaatacattaaaggacaaaaatataatggaTATAAACCCAGacatagaaaaacaaaataaaaatttacaaggCATGGTTTCACATTATAAGCAAATTATTGATGATACA GAAGGCATGCTTAATAAATTGCAAAGTTACATAGAATCTGAAGAAACCAGATGGCAAACACAATTGCAGCAGAAGGAAAGTGAAGTTTGTAATCTTAGGCTAGAATTGACTGAAttacaaacaaaattaaacaCAAATGAAAAG TTTCGGGAAAAGATATCTGAATTGGAAGGTAAATTACAAGATGCTCAATCTTTAAGAGAACAAACAAATGCTGAATTATCAATTCTAAAAGTTGCACAGAAATCTGTTGCAAATGGAAATATGTGCAATCATGATCTTGCTGCTTTAGAAAAACTTCAAGAG GAGAAGACACGGTTATCAGAAGAACTTCagatggaaagaaataaaagggcAACCTTAGATGCATCAGTAGCCAAATTACATGCTCTAGTAGAAAGTAGTGAATCCAGTTTAGCACAAGAAAAGAATCTTGTAACGCGACTCCAACAAGAAATATCACAGTTAAag aatgaaGTATGTGGTGGTTGTAGCAGTTCTGAACAATCCATGTTGAATGGCCCTCCTACTTCTGATTCTCCTATGTCTGAG CAGTTAAATAATCGTATATCTGAAATGCAGACGCCACTAGCAGCACAAAGTCTGATTGCTGCATTACAAAGTACTCTCCTCAAGAATACAGAGTTTGCAAACTGTCCCATGACCAAGTCTATGAATTTGGTTCAGTCTCAACAAGAAATTGACAACAGCTCCCTTACTTCAAAATACTCCTCCAAATCTTGTCATATGACAGATCACAATACACAGGCTAATTGGAATCCATTGATTGGCCAGCAACATAAAaaacacaagaaaaaaaggaag GGTGGTTCAGGAAAAAAGTAA